Proteins from one Triticum aestivum cultivar Chinese Spring chromosome 7A, IWGSC CS RefSeq v2.1, whole genome shotgun sequence genomic window:
- the LOC123147959 gene encoding two-component response regulator ORR25 has product MGGNQRQMMEDAAEDKFPEGLRVLAVDDDRVCLKVLEVLLRHCKYQPTMVMDAKTALKMLRARKEQFDLVLADVRMPDMDGFKLLELIGLEMDLPVIMLSVDCDKKAVMKGINHGACDYLMKPVHTNELKNIWQHVESRRRSQAISHMGRDNDDDQRVHPGTLAKNKDSKSKSNEKDSSNENKESTRASTTHKNTRVKWTTDLHNKFLEAINQIGLDKVAPNKILELMNVDCLTRHNIASHLQKYRLYLNRVKPNSLGDASERQNSSMDNQRNFMHNHEHERWHVSSCGIPSWSPNYFGATSQLGQLTDSQSSLCMGSLIHGGRMSRYLVPHTPDVRRFAGSEDPPISLDNGILDDIMLDEFSTYSSGTSYVDSMRGKLMETSKGKSPSNLRSYFTNTPSGRGSSAPTNEYQVNLTGILHRGGTSHVPPHVNIPRINQLTNYETSSSGLLLQNQLPPFIGNTTSVTGFNEQIVPFNIPTNPSSVGMLNAHNSTPMAPSQMFSGGRITTLREGFNEKISPFNIASNASSVGTMLNGNSALGIGSTSKTETNMVNSGRTISTGSNL; this is encoded by the exons ATGGGTGGGAACCAGAGGCAGATGATGGAGGATGCGGCGGAGGACAAGTTCCCGGAGGGGTTGCGCGTGCTCGCGGTGGACGACGACCGTGTCTGCCTCAAGGTACTAGAGGTCCTCTTGCGCCACTGCAAGTACCAGC CAACGATGGTGATGGATGCCAAGACGGCACTGAAGATGCTCAGGGCGAGGAAGGAGCAATTCGACCTGGTCCTCGCCGATGTGCGCATGCCGGACATGGACGGCTTCAAGCTCCTCGAGCTCATCGGCCTCGAGATGGATCTGCCCGTCATCA TGCTATCAGTGGATTGCGACAAGAAGGCCGTGATGAAGGGGATAAATCATGGGGCGTGTGACTATTTGATGAAGCCAGTGCATACCAACGAGCTCAAAAATATATGGCAGCATGTTGAAAGTAGGAGAAGATCCCAAGCAATAAGCCACATGGGTAGAGATAATGATGACGACCAGAGAGTACATCCTGGGACGCTTGCCAAGAATAAGGACTCCAAGAGTAAGAGCAATGAAAAAGATAGTTCTAACGAGAACAAAGAGAGCACTCGTGCATCCACTACCCACAAGAATACAAGGGTGAAATGGACAACTGACCTTCATAACAAGTTTCTAGAAGCTATCAACCAGATCGGCCTTGATA AGGTTGCTCCAAACAAGATATTGGAGCTGATGAATGTGGATTGCCTCACTAGACATAATATTGCGAGTCATCTACAG AAGTATAGGTTGTACTTGAATAGAGTCAAACCAAATTCACTCGGTGATGCAAGTGAAAGACAGAACTCATCCATGGACAATCAGAGGAATTTTATGCATAACCATGAGCATGAAAGATGGCATGTGTCCTCATGTGGCATCCCCTCCTGGAGTCCAAACTATTTCGGTGCAACTAGTCAATTAGGCCAGCTGACGGATAGCCAGAGCAGCTTGTGCATGGGGTCATTAATCCATGGTGGTAGAATGTCGAGGTATTTGGTTCCACACACACCGGATGTGAGAAGATTTGCTGGTTCCGAAGACCCTCCCATCAGCCTAGACAATGGCATACTCGATGACATAATGTTAGATGAATTTTCCACATATAGCTCTGGTACTTCCTATGTTGACTCCATGCGTGGCAAGCTGATGGAGACAAGTAAAGGCAAAAGCCCATCAAATCTTCGAAGTTACTTCACAAACACACCAAGTGGTCGCGGGAGCTCGGCACCCACAAATGAGTACCAG GTAAACTTGACCGGTATTCTTCATAGGGGTGGAACATCTCATGTCCCACCACACGTGAACATACCAAGGATCAACCAACTGACGAACTATGAGACGTCATCTAGCGGATTGTTGCTGCAAAATCAATTGCCACCGTTCATTGGCAACACCACGTCAGTGACGGGTTTCAATGAACAAATAGTTCCATTCAACATACCTACCAACCCAAGCTCCGTAGGGATGTTGAATGCGCACAATAGTACTCCAATGGCACCATCTCAGATGTTTAGTGGAGGTAGAATTACTACATTACGGGAAGGCTTCAATGAGAAAATATCACCATTCAACATAGCAAGCAACGCAAGCTCAGTAGGGACGATGTTGAATGGCAATTCTGCACTTGGTATTGGTAGCACTTCAAAAACCGAGACTAATATGGTGAACTCTGGAAGAACTATTTCTACAGGTTCCAACCTTTAG